The Onychostoma macrolepis isolate SWU-2019 chromosome 20, ASM1243209v1, whole genome shotgun sequence nucleotide sequence AagttagtacctagttattatTAGAGTaagtatacagtatgtacatgtAGAAACgtgctgtaaaataaagtgcttctGAAAACAGACTAATGACAAAAACAGAATCACTAGTAGTGGATACTTGTTATGCTACTGCAGTTTCATTTCAGTGACCTTGATCTCTTGAGCTGCATGACTTAGAGCTTctgttatttgttgttgttgttgttgttgtatgcACCACACAATTGGTTATAAATACTATTTTGAACTACaataaagaaaacattattGGTTTTATTAATGACATGTTTGTGTTATtggttttattaattattctgCAGTGATGCTGTTGAGGAACCACTGTGTTTCCTTTCAGGAAAGAACCTCTCAGGGGACTGTTCTTCAGATTAATAACATGTTGTTCTCAATGCTAGAACCCTTTTCCATTTATAAGAACCTTCTGTCCAATCGACAGCTTAATATAAATACACTAATTAGCACTaacacttcttttaaactaattttaagtGTAGCCAGATAAAATACTagaagtgttttataattgcaTTGCTTAAAAGTGTGCTACGATCGCTTTACATTAAATTTTAGtggattttaatatatatatactatcaCTAAGTTCTATTTggattttcatgaaaaatacagtagaaatgCATTACTTCAGCAAAACTCTGTAGGTTATTGTGCTTAGGTTGCTATAAATGCACTAATATCACATGATTGgattcattcacatgtgtttagATCCCAAAATTCACAATTTAACAGTAAGCATGCTTTTAGCATACTTGAAGTGCTATATTTGTAATGTGGAAATAGTGCTACTAATGACACAGTAATTGTCACAGTTGCCTTCTGTGGCAAAACGAGAAACTCAAAACTAAACGAGatcattaataaaacacaggtGGAACAGAATTAACTAAATggggacaggaacaggaacagaaCCAAATATGGGCGTACAAGAGGGACAACTAGGTCACGGGGAGCACGtacagacagaaaacacagacGTGACAGTAATAGTGCACTTGATTGTACTATTTAAAGATACCATAAACATGTAGTTAAGCATATCATATAAAGGGATTGTTAacataattacattacatttgaaattaattaattatttaatctatAAAAATATGTGGGCAATACATTATGAATGCATTTcgtatatattcattatatattaatcttacgttttaaatattaagtgtattttctATGTATGatgagtttatttaaaaatgtatgaaagatggtttcaagtgtactacaagtgataaataaatacatttttaatacagagAAAGtgtgttaaaagcacattttagttcatattcatggtgtcccaaaatagcacatttgagtacacttagatgatcttaagaagtactaaagaataaGTTTTCGTTTATAAAGTACAAAAGTAGAGCACTTTAAGtgcattatggaagtgcactaaGTCAAGTGTACTGTAGTGTGTTTCTGCACGTTTCTCCTGTTTTCTCCTCGTGCTGTAAGAACTAATTACGCTGTGTGCATCAAACacacaagattaaacactcaaacgtcaaaatgttatttaatttagcagacgcttttatccaaagggacttacaaatgaggacaatagaaacAATCAAATAAAACTGTTCTTTAGACCACTTCCATCTGATTTACTCAAAACTATGAGCTCAACGTGAACGTCGTAATAACTGCACTATTCATTTATTCCAATGACAGGAGTTCGAAACATACAAACCTCAAAACTCATTTAGAAGATGtccaaacatttgcaaacaatTTTTGAAATCGAAAGAAAACATTATTCACTGGACAATGTCTTGAAGAAGCCATCAGAATGTCATTCTGAACTCTTTCACACGCAGAAGGTTTATAACTTAAACCAGAAGCACAGGCTCCAGAGGAGGGCAGCACTGAGCAACACAGAGATTTAACCCCGTAACGCTCACTAAGAGTCTGACGCCACCCTCAAACACAGACGAACACTGTTTTCACTTCTGCAGGGTTTGTGCTACAGTGACCcagaaaactattttatttcacactttaaaaatgtgcaaatgttgTTGCAATTGACACAAAATATCAAAGGCAGTGTCAGTGATAAGAAAGAATGACCCGCAAACACACTGTACAACCAGAGCgtgacagacagaaaacacCAGATGAAGTGTTGAAGATGTGTGCAGCTGTATTCATGTCACTGACTGCCTTCTGATGAGCGACAGAAGACACGTCTCTACGAGCGAATGAGCTGTCCCAGTGTGCATCTGATTCAACGATATGTACAAGAAACCAGGAACATCATATCTGTCTGATAGCGCTGCTCCATCACAGTCCAGATTGAGCAATAAACGAAAGTACAGGAACACGCTCAGGTAACATCAATCATTAACAGAAACACCTACAGATCGAGCCAGTCAGCAGCCGAGTGAAATTAGCCTTGAGCCGTCCAGAGCAGATTAGTTACAcaagttacacacacacacacaaataataataataattcaaaatattgatattaCAAATGCATTTCACAATACCCACGCATTTCCCACAAACCCTATTTCCTATTATTCAATAAAGCAGTTGATAATGGAATCCATCTCCTGCCGGAGGGCATCAGCTCTCGCTGCTTCTGGAGAACATGGCTTGGATCACCAATATTTTTAAGGCTCTTTGCAGACCTCTCAAAGATCTCCTGAAGAGAAGTTATTACTCCGGCTCTCCTAACCACATTATGAAGTTCTGACCTAGATTTAAGAGAGAAATTACCAAACCACATTGTAAAAGCATAACATAACAGATCTATAGAACAAGAAGTGCAAGCGCTGACAGACACGAAGTTCAGAACCACCGGATCAAAGTCTGTTTAATAAAGCATGTCTAATTCACTACAATCATCAAACATACAATTTCACACCAATTTATTCAAAGTCTAACAAAAATGACAtgtttagggccctatgaaatgctTTATCTTTTTCTCaccttatgttttattgttatcaaattctgtgttttaacatgtctaattatttgaatgcataaaaacaacttaattcattaaaatttattcttaaaatagcttTACGAATTTTTATTCCCTCAGAAATGTTCGGATTATCAAacgaaggcataaaacattaatttcatttatcttttaattatagaaaattaaacaaacaaaaaataaaatttttggtttgtttcattttgtgcATTCTACTGaacaaaagtaatatatttctgtcacaatgtcttcaagttgaaccagacttttattttaaggGGTTgctgtgaatacctttacatttctgtgtgcaTATGATAAGATGATAGTttctaaacagtaaaatgctgatgaagtgactctcagagcagttctggagatgttgttcatgtagttatctcctcatttagtgagacgacagacgctGAAGTCACCACAAGAAAACTGTCAGTAAAAATAAACTGACCAAAAACATtatcaagtcaagttgagctttatatGTGAACATGGTTTGATCCTAAGCTCACAGACAGGTTCTGTGAGCTTCGTCCCATCTGCAGTGTGATTGTGTTCCCTGATAGTGCTCCACATGACATTACAAACACAGCTCTCAGACACGGACTTCAGCACAGACTTCAGCACAGTtagctgatgaagctgaaggaaacgcaccccagaacACACGTGCTCAGCATCGGTCATGTGATTGacattttcaaatacattaatttagCTTCGGAGCTGGTTTATCTCCCAGCAGGAGCTGATGCTGTCCACCTCTGATCTATAACAGAGATATTATATCAGTCTAAACACTAGAAATCTGAGACGTAGATAACTAACAGAATGTTGGAGCTTTTTTCTCCTATGAAAGTAAgaaataattaacaaattaaGAATTGCTGGAATTGCTGCCTGCAGCCGAGATGCTGGGATAGTCTTAGCAGCAGTGAAGAGAATAAACACATcattaatgaattaaattaaatattaacatcataTGTGTGACAGAAGGCCTTTGTGACAATGTGTATCTTTCACACagcaattaaataatacaatataccAGCAGTgacatgttaaaaacaaaacaacaacaacaaaaaacatgtaaatgtaaattaataaccTTTTTAACAAAACGGTGGAAGATTCatcattttctattttcataatAAAGGCACAATCATTgtcatttgaaaaaataaaataaattgtattattaattacttcatattatgtaaacataatATAGGGCCATAAACTGATGCAATCACACAAATCGCTAGCTAGAATATGGTTATAATAACAGCTTTTCTTGTGATAAATAGCTTTTAGGTTGTGTCATGATAATAACCTTTATTGCCACAGATTTGGACTTGTATTTCAGCCTTCCTCTCGCCCAAGCAGTAGAGCGTTTAGTATGCATATAATAGCCAATTACAGATATggaaaattaatgtttttacaattcaaaattaagttttgatgtcaataattatatttttgcgAGTGATTGTCATTTTAGATATAAAGGATTACCAATGTTATCAATAAAAATGCATTCCTgacataaaaaattataattttaacaattaaaagACATCTACTATTCATATCCTGTAAATCGAACCAATGTTTAACGCCGTACGTCATCAGTGCACGTGAGTCGTGCGCATGCGCAGAACGGAATCCCGGATGTTGACAGTCTTCTTCTGTTgtgagacagacaaacagaaagCGTCGTGCTTCGTCTGACAGGTTTGGAGGCGACAGAAAACGGTGAGATTGGGCTGTTATCAGGCTGCTcgtttgtttgtctgtgttAAATGACTGTTTGTGGTTTGTGCGTTACATCAGACTGACGCTGTGCCGTGTTCTGTTCAGTAGCGAGGGGAGAAACGAAACTCCGTGAAGCTTCGGATCAATTGAACCAACTGTTTCGCAAAACGAGtcactgtttcgaagcgctCCACACACACTAGTGACGCCTGCTGGACAAAAGtgtgtaaatgcaacaaaacTCAGGCTAAAACGTGCTTTTTAAAGCCCATTACAAATGAGTTCTGGAAagtataatacattaaatgtaataaaaatagtaaaataccATTAAATATGAAGTCTATGTATAATATGtggtttttaacatattttatattaatttgcaCGGCTTGCTTTGTTTGTATTAATGGACAGCTTCTATATAAAGGCCAGTAAAGAGACTATTAACTACTTCTCATTCttttaattacacaaatgtCTCGTTAAAATGTCTACAAACTGCTGAAAGTGATCAGAGATCAGGTAAAACCCACCGACGCCGGACGATCGCACGTGATTCGCTCGTTTCCTGAAACCACGTGACTCTGGCTCCGAACCACTGATTCAaaacaaatgattcacaaaAGTTCCGAAGCTTCGCGAAGCAGTGATTCAGAGCTCTCCTCTCTACTGTTCAGTCCACAGCACACCTGATTATCTGATTACTGACCGATCTATATCTCTGAGTATCACTCTCTTTATTACAGTTAATGCCATACACTATAAAAACTGTGTAGACAACGTGTCTTTATTTCCTTACACAGTACAAAAACAGAGCCGAAACATCCCAGAAACAGTGCTGGGCTGGTTACTCAAAAAATGCactatattactcattactagttactcctttcaaaagtaatattattacattacgttttccccccaaaaaagtcttctaaaatgttactaacaacatatttctcaTTTGACCCAAATCCAGCCTGGATGGCACTCAGGAGTTATTACAGACTCAGTGATTGATCGTGACATGAAAGTGTTGTATTATTCTGATTAATAGTGTAGCTGATTGCAGCTATAATTTCTCTGTTACCCATATACAGTTATATTTCATGATGATCAAAAGAAATCACATAAGTTCatgagaaaatgttttgttttccaaaaagaTTTGTAAATATAGTAATGCAATTTATATCAGGATCTGAGGGACGTGGGCAAGATGTGTGAGTAAATTAAAGCCACACACTGGTGTTCAGATCGTCTTTTCTCCGCACAAAATCAATGTAATGGCAATATTTACATCCTCTGAATGCAAGCTTTTCTGTGTCCCGTGCTCCGCTGATGCTCTGGTGACGTGTCTGTGCAAgttatgaaaattatgaaaatcaaTCTAGGAATTGTTGGATTTCAAATCAGTAGgagttgaggcatcaaaagtggGAGGGTAACTAAtgttattactgaaatcttattagtaattagttacactactagttactgcaaaatgtACTATTATTACTGTAACTGGTAACATCTTGCTGTAATGACATCATGTGGATTCTGCACAGTAGTGATTGTGGGGTGGAGTCACAGGattaagccccgcccacacaATCATGATGCCACACCTCGTTTTTATCATCAAATAAGCACCACCTAAAGAGCCACCTAAATTAATGAAACCGTCTTCGGGGAAAATGTATTTGAAGTGTAAGTTGATTCTTTAGTGTGTCTCAGGTTGTGTTGATTTGCAGGGTTTGTGATCTACAGCCAGACACCGGCGGCGGGGCGCTCGAAATGTTTTGGCTTCACTGTTCAGGACATGTGCGGCGCGCTTGATTAATACTGATAGTAATAACTCGTGATGCTAGGTAATGAAGTGCGGTGTGAATGTCTTGCAGCTGCGATGGGCCGGATCTTCCTGGATCACGTGGGAGGGACGCGTCTGTTCTCCTGCGCTAACTGTGACACGATCCTGACCAACCGCTCCGAGCTGATCTCCACACGCTTCACCGGCGCCACCGGACGAGCCTTCCTCTTCAACAAGGTGACTGTCAGACACGTGCTGTATGATAATGCATCTGAAGCTGATTTAATCTGTTCATCATAACCTGATTCGAGTCCCTTCACATGACTTGAATTCTTCTgataaaatacatgaaatataaTCACATCTGGCGACAGTGTCTGGCACATCTCCACAGTGAAGTCTCGGTCGTCCAGAGAGTGACGGATCAGTCTttcagcagtgtgtgtgtgtgtgtgtgtgtgtttgaggtggTGAACCTGCAGTACAGCGAGGTGCAGGACCGTGTGATGCTGACCGGCAGACACATGGTGCGAGACGTCAGCTGTAAGAACTGCAACAGCAAGCTGGGCTGGATCTACGAGTTCGCCACCGAGGACAGCCAGCGCTATAAGGAGGGCCGTGTGATCCTGGAGCGAGCGCTGgtgcgagagagagagggctTCGAGGAGCACGTCCCTTCAGACGCGTCCTGAGCCTCAGGCTCCTGCTGATCACAGACTCACAGCACCAGAGCAGGGCTGCCGCACTCACATCCAGACACTTCTGTTACTGCAAATCTGAAGGAAGATATACAAAACTGTAACTTAAATTAGGCAGCGTTTCTCCGCCTCTGACCGTGACTCCCGTATCTGAGCTTATGCCAGAAGACATCAGAATGCTCCTTGAAGGTTTTGCACATTTCGCTTcatatttagttaaaaatatttcCTTTTCTTCTTCAGTAACGATTTGATCTCAATAAAAGTTAGATTTATTTAGTgttaatgaataattttcatttagtaaaATACATGCTTTCAAACTATAAATCACACTTGAATCATTTACAACATccgttgtttttatttttgtgagaaATATgcgttaaacaaacacaaaacaccattcAAAGCTGAAGTTCAGCGTGACGTTTCATTCTCTCTCCGTCTCATCACATACTGAGCTAGAACTGCACTCATGATTAAAAGCAACCCTAGTCTTtgaccacaaaagaagtcattctAAAAACcagttatttgaaatgaattcaGGACTAAATGAGAAAAGTATGAGATGTGATCGCAGTGGGTCATTTGTAGTGGTTTCTGCAGGTTCAGCTCTCCATGTGAAACAGTGAAGCAAACACGAGTCTAATCCACTTcattcaacaataaaaacacttcaAGATGCAGTTTACTCCTGAGTTAAactaaacactgttcttttcaGTTCGGTCAGGGAGCAAACAGCTAGGAAATATATGACGACTTGaaataaagttttcattttcaacatgttttttttttttccacctttaTTCATACAattgttcaaaatattattacgtttttttttaaattcgtTGTCAAATATGGTTTGTGACTttgagaaataaatatatttcagaagTCGATCTGGCGTGAGTGATGTGACTATGCTAAAATGAGAATATTC carries:
- the ypel5 gene encoding protein yippee-like 5 → MGRIFLDHVGGTRLFSCANCDTILTNRSELISTRFTGATGRAFLFNKVVNLQYSEVQDRVMLTGRHMVRDVSCKNCNSKLGWIYEFATEDSQRYKEGRVILERALVREREGFEEHVPSDAS